From Calothrix sp. PCC 6303, a single genomic window includes:
- a CDS encoding glycosyltransferase family 4 protein has translation MAKIAVISTTAGYPWGGSEYLWAAMVEQALLEGHEVLVSVNELAVTHSSVIKLQEQGAKIFSNTRSFSLVSRILYKLIQKNPLLKKFLNNSQFKPIFDSNPDVICLSEGHIYSAVFDQDLIKLFQNHSIPYLVVTHLNEECYKLEENIRKTAKKLFSKAKYHVFVSHKNVKIAERQLAQSLPNALVLQNPVNLVNLNIVSWLQQSTIFFASVARLDAAYKGQDILFEILSSPVWQQRNWQLNLYGSGPDQSYLEALAEYYGIAHRVKFFGHVNDIRSIWSNNHILLLPSREEGGPPISLVETMLCGRPVVATDVGAVTEWIEDELTGFIAEAPTLNLFAAAMNRAWQSQNNWEKMGVKAHEIATAKLDHSPGCSLLKLVLDASTKHL, from the coding sequence ATGGCTAAAATCGCAGTAATTTCAACAACGGCAGGCTATCCTTGGGGCGGTAGCGAATACTTATGGGCAGCAATGGTAGAGCAAGCATTGTTAGAAGGACATGAAGTTTTAGTGTCAGTTAATGAGTTAGCAGTAACACATTCATCTGTTATCAAACTACAAGAGCAAGGTGCCAAAATATTTTCTAACACTAGAAGTTTCAGTTTAGTATCTAGAATACTGTATAAGCTGATTCAAAAAAATCCCTTACTTAAAAAATTCCTTAATAACTCACAATTTAAACCTATTTTTGATAGTAATCCTGATGTTATATGCTTGAGTGAAGGGCATATTTATAGCGCTGTTTTTGATCAGGATCTAATAAAACTTTTTCAAAATCATTCTATTCCTTACTTAGTTGTTACTCATCTGAACGAAGAATGTTACAAATTAGAAGAAAACATCAGAAAAACTGCTAAAAAACTTTTCTCTAAAGCAAAATATCATGTTTTTGTATCACACAAAAATGTCAAAATTGCTGAACGTCAACTTGCTCAATCATTACCAAATGCTTTAGTTTTACAAAACCCAGTAAATTTAGTTAATTTAAATATAGTTTCTTGGCTACAACAGTCAACAATTTTTTTTGCTAGTGTAGCTAGACTGGATGCAGCTTATAAAGGTCAAGACATCCTATTTGAAATTCTCAGTTCACCAGTATGGCAACAAAGAAACTGGCAACTAAATCTCTATGGTTCTGGTCCAGATCAATCTTACCTTGAAGCTTTAGCTGAGTATTATGGCATTGCACATAGAGTAAAATTCTTCGGGCATGTTAATGATATTCGCTCAATTTGGTCTAATAACCATATACTATTACTTCCTTCCAGAGAAGAAGGAGGACCACCAATATCTTTAGTTGAAACAATGCTGTGTGGTCGTCCAGTTGTTGCCACCGATGTAGGAGCAGTGACTGAATGGATTGAAGATGAACTGACTGGTTTTATTGCAGAAGCGCCTACACTAAACTTATTTGCAGCTGCGATGAATAGAGCATGGCAGTCACAGAATAATTGGGAAAAAATGGGAGTTAAAGCTCATGAAATTGCCACTGCTAAACTTGATCATTCACCTGGATGCAGCTTATTAAAACTAGTTCTTGATGCGTCTACAAAACATCTGTAG
- a CDS encoding glycosyltransferase, which produces MPSYMQPILSVVICTHNPNTNYLTRVLEALKEQTLKLELWEILLIDNASSQQLSLEIDLSWHPQSRHIREDKLGLTPARLRGIKEAVGEVLVFVDDDNVLDFDYLKLAVEISQDFPKLGAWGGQVQAEFEEPPPEWTKPYWGFLAIREFTTDKWSNLLHQHETVPCGAGMCVRRVVADKYADLVSHDPRRINLDRKGTLLTSCGDSDLAFTACDVGLGTGLFTYLKLIHLIPHTRLKEDYILRLLEGICYSRTILDFLRGKPIPKYSWKDRLLEYYFILRLNPRERRLYMAQKRGNFLALKELLKLSSISR; this is translated from the coding sequence ATGCCAAGTTATATGCAACCTATTTTAAGTGTTGTTATTTGTACACATAATCCTAATACTAATTACTTAACAAGAGTATTAGAAGCATTAAAAGAGCAAACCTTAAAGTTAGAGTTATGGGAAATATTACTCATCGATAATGCAAGTAGTCAACAGTTATCTTTAGAAATAGATCTAAGTTGGCATCCTCAATCTCGCCATATCCGAGAAGATAAATTAGGATTAACCCCTGCAAGACTACGAGGTATTAAAGAGGCAGTGGGGGAAGTTTTGGTTTTTGTTGATGATGATAATGTTTTAGACTTTGATTACCTCAAATTAGCGGTTGAAATTAGTCAAGATTTTCCCAAACTTGGCGCTTGGGGTGGACAAGTTCAAGCAGAATTTGAGGAACCACCCCCAGAATGGACAAAGCCTTACTGGGGCTTCCTAGCTATTCGTGAATTTACTACAGATAAATGGTCTAATTTATTACATCAACATGAGACAGTACCTTGTGGTGCAGGAATGTGTGTTCGCAGAGTAGTGGCTGATAAATATGCTGATTTAGTATCTCACGATCCAAGACGTATAAATCTTGATCGCAAGGGAACATTACTAACAAGTTGTGGAGATTCAGACTTAGCATTTACAGCTTGTGATGTTGGATTAGGTACAGGATTATTTACTTACTTAAAGTTGATTCATCTGATCCCTCACACTAGGCTTAAAGAGGACTATATTTTGAGGTTGTTAGAAGGAATATGCTACTCGCGGACAATTCTAGACTTTTTAAGGGGGAAGCCAATACCTAAATATTCTTGGAAAGATAGGTTGTTGGAATATTATTTTATCTTGCGACTGAATCCAAGAGAACGTCGTTTGTACATGGCGCAAAAAAGGGGTAATTTTCTTGCTTTAAAAGAATTATTGAAGCTATCTAGTATATCAAGATAG
- a CDS encoding glycosyltransferase family 2 protein has product MLIQEIPKISIVTPSYNQANFLEATIQSVLSQNYRNLEYIIIDGGSTDGSLEIIKKYEKYLHFWCSEPDKGQYDAINKGFKHSTGEIMAWINSDDMYCPWVFKTVADVISELPEVEWLTTLRMGLWDWHGFCIGFFPLPGYAKAAFLDGYYLPKKRNIGVWIQQESTFWRRSLWEKAGSFICQDFKLAGDFELWSRFFIHTELYGVDSPLAGFRVQSKQKSRQIDAYFHEAEQILSSTRESLTYSNVSWLKNICLQLSLHRIPKVEKAVASLVGYDGKKIVRRNQDTASGFWQIQEYKFL; this is encoded by the coding sequence ATGCTAATTCAAGAGATACCCAAGATTTCTATCGTTACACCTTCCTACAATCAAGCTAATTTTTTAGAGGCGACTATTCAGAGCGTATTATCACAAAATTATCGAAATCTAGAGTACATAATTATCGATGGCGGTTCTACAGATGGAAGTTTAGAAATTATCAAAAAATACGAAAAATACTTGCACTTCTGGTGCAGTGAACCAGACAAAGGACAGTATGATGCTATTAATAAAGGATTTAAACATTCAACTGGTGAAATTATGGCATGGATTAATAGTGATGATATGTATTGCCCCTGGGTATTTAAAACAGTAGCTGATGTGATTTCTGAGCTACCTGAAGTAGAATGGTTAACAACCTTACGTATGGGTTTATGGGATTGGCACGGCTTTTGTATTGGTTTTTTCCCATTACCGGGTTATGCGAAAGCGGCTTTTTTGGATGGTTATTATCTTCCCAAAAAAAGAAATATTGGTGTTTGGATACAGCAAGAATCTACTTTTTGGCGACGCAGTTTGTGGGAAAAAGCAGGAAGTTTTATTTGCCAAGATTTCAAGCTTGCTGGCGATTTTGAACTGTGGTCACGGTTTTTTATTCATACAGAATTGTATGGTGTAGATTCGCCATTGGCTGGTTTTCGCGTTCAGTCAAAGCAAAAAAGTCGTCAGATAGATGCTTATTTCCATGAAGCAGAGCAGATATTATCATCTACAAGGGAGTCATTAACTTATTCTAATGTTAGCTGGCTCAAAAATATCTGCTTGCAATTAAGTTTACATCGTATTCCTAAAGTTGAAAAGGCTGTAGCTTCATTAGTTGGTTATGATGGGAAAAAAATTGTTAGAAGAAATCAAGATACTGCATCTGGTTTTTGGCAAATACAAGAATACAAGTTTCTTTAA